The nucleotide window AAGACATTAAGTACACAAAGATTGGGACAGCACAAGCAAATTCCATTCTTACTCTTGTTGCTACAGGTGATGCAAGTCTTGAAAAAGCGATTCAGAATGGTGGTATCACGACAGTCAAATATGTTGATTACCACGCAGATAACTTCTTGGGAATTTACGGAACATATACTACGACAGT belongs to Candidatus Omnitrophota bacterium and includes:
- a CDS encoding TRL-like family protein yields the protein MKKNIVFLAGMFVMIFLISGCASMYPLGGLYTGVKVPYMMGDGKDIKYTKIGTAQANSILTLVATGDASLEKAIQNGGITTVKYVDYHADNFLGIYGTYTTTVYGD